A section of the Clostridium felsineum DSM 794 genome encodes:
- a CDS encoding type I polyketide synthase: protein MENNNLLSALKESAKKNNGLTIIKDKNEEHYISYRDLMIKSLAISNVMKSYGVMKGSEVLINCKNLEQYIYAFWACIIGGFIAIPIDSTINSKNNDIDKILDNLNSPYLLYDFVEGDILPNSPKNKKINILKLEYENLEKAEHKLDMISSLPKDIVYIQFSSGSTGTPKGVVLTNSNIISNIKSIIDHYEMSSKDTILTWQPLTHCYGLIIFHLLPIVLGINQYLISTETFMKNPLLWMEKVNEYRITRIGTIPFAIMHFMNLYEKSNITFNWDLSCVKSITVGGEQVNVKIINKFKDMLKVHKLSPYAVVPIYGLAESTTMVSSGSVNSKPKAYKLLNNELDIGTKVDCYVSNNNDEVTFLEMGKVISSVELRITDDTNNELPEKTLGYVVVRGESVTKGYYNNIQLTKKVFKEGLWLYTGDVGFIVDGDLVIVGREKELVVSNGKKYSCINIENILNKNISSDIVKQIVISNGMDSEGNSEVVIAFVETMFKLDNAIEIKKFISIARKIKKLIYDVNGLIIYEVIPMESIPKTYSGKVRRRKLTNMFNQGRYNYIIEQIHNNLNNKLPTQFHQSDNLTREKMLLIIVERLETMFKIKVTDYKLTFQDYGIVSINIPIFLQEIEAKLNITIEVSTVFNYPSIDQFVDYIYSIKNIKYIEKERSEVGDNEKIQNDKIAIIGMSCRFPGGANDIDKFWKMMVDGVDGIVDVPETRWDLKKYYDKDENAPGKMYCKKAGFLNVPINEFDALFFNISPKEAMATDPQQRLLLELTWEAFENACLDITKYNGSDTGVYLGISSNEYLMSHLYSGDLSEVDAYSLTGIGFSVACGRISYTFGFEGPSFAVDTACSSALTALHLACKAIKNSETKMAVVAGVNLLVSPSNSVGFTKLHATSPDGHSKSFDASADGYGRGEGGGVILIKRLSDAIRDKDNILGVIDATGINQDGKSNGLTAPNGVSQANLIRSTLKEANLSGQDIDYVEMHGTGTKLGDPIEVNAVADTYCKNRDMDNPLRIGSVKSNIGHLEPASGIASIIKVLLSFKNKLIPANLNFNTPNPYINWSEIPIKVVSKPYEWEKDNDVRRAAVSGFGFGGSNAHVILEEYKQHIFNEEENETGLNYVLKISAKNEKSLSQYILKYISRIENSNEKEFTDIIYSANRGRADFEYRFAVVGKSKEEILYKLKSYYDGSEPEDVFCNMNHRDLFKKNRKLVFMFTGQGSQYINMGKTIFDSNKIFRDAMILCDKLFKPYILKSVVDLLYSDKASNEIIEKTVYAQPLIFSIEYSLYIMWSNYGVIPEIVMGHSIGEYVAAVVASIMSLEDAVKLVSIRGRLMYSAPGSGSMGTIFADELTVSEMINEYDGYVSIAAHNSKGICVISGDSDTVDKVLQEAKGRGIRVSKLKVSHGFHSKLMEPIMDDFKAIAKEVNFSKSKIKFVSALYGEQIDEEKVLDADYWTSHIREKVDFYKAVSSINTNENYVYLEVGSTRVLSALCTLILGESKIVLGTLNLKKEDAIQVAETIAMLYIAGVNINWDNVEFFGKTSWNKVSLPNYPYDKSVFWKELHYDRKTPESIPIIGVNKLLGQKIQSPLMENSVVFQRKFKADEPYFMKEHIIFDTPISPAAAHISMLLSAVKEFKNPASCVIKSVELRVPLAVNKGEERLVQICLQEVEDRKMKFKVVSRDEQVSDSNWLLHAQGEVITSDEFFYSDVNVNIEEFKAKKEDSVIPENGIYKMMKSSGFNLGISFRRIMTTSCIGGESISLIKPDENVPNLDMYELYPGVIDSVLQTQICALLDEIKEKNDTSDEKSKKTSIPYYLGSIKYNYRESNDLWVHGNTELRDGIIYSNSEAYNSKGEAIIKMDDIMTQLTDRGSLLREIKNNSNSLYYHTDWMKIEKNDFKASNIKNYLIIGDERNITEIISSKLAQKNINVISALYERDEYIKENSNLYYIDVTKKDYIDKLINDVINENRIEELKIIYCCGINVNCNNEEELKLTNSLSGLLNLVKVINKIDIKDNIKIKILTQNVQKPDSYHKINLNQAALWGFAKVMSIEHLKLFDGILDIDTESVDSNTFIEELISNSLEEVCLCEGRRYISRLIKHAQYSHKQEKLKPISVIENASYLITGGTGTLGRVYAKQLIKKGAKNLILMCRHKPSIEVMEQINEFRENGVNIEILYADVCDKDSLDKGITIVTKKLPPIKGVIHAAGVLRDKMIVDQEWEDFEKVLAPKVIGTVNVYNTLNKEDLDFFIMLSSMTSIIGNMGQSNYASANYFMNKIAKQMQKDGIIAYAMCWGPWQSGGMASQNKSIDENMSTMGIKAFSIETGENIIEQYFEKPYEEIVILDINWEKMNSNLPTGWQRKFLSEIISEYPQNKVQKSNVNNSILEKLKGMDSDEKKEFLLNKFQQKCGKIMGFTNGKLPASDIGLREQGADSLMIFSMRNELNKLLDINLDVAAFFNYPTLIELTNYLIDEFILVKAEEEEDFIEESADDILQELTKLTE, encoded by the coding sequence ATGGAAAATAATAATTTATTATCAGCTCTTAAAGAATCGGCAAAAAAAAATAATGGACTAACAATAATTAAAGATAAGAATGAAGAACATTATATTTCATATAGAGATTTAATGATAAAAAGTCTAGCTATTAGTAATGTAATGAAAAGCTATGGTGTCATGAAAGGTTCAGAGGTTTTAATTAACTGTAAGAATTTAGAACAATATATTTATGCTTTCTGGGCATGTATAATTGGTGGATTCATAGCCATACCTATAGATTCAACAATTAATAGTAAAAATAATGATATTGATAAAATTTTGGATAATTTAAATAGCCCATATTTATTATATGATTTTGTTGAAGGAGATATTTTACCTAATAGCCCTAAAAATAAAAAAATTAATATTCTAAAATTAGAGTATGAGAATTTAGAGAAGGCAGAACATAAATTAGATATGATTTCCTCTCTACCTAAGGATATTGTATACATACAATTTTCATCAGGTTCAACAGGTACACCTAAAGGAGTTGTTTTAACAAATTCAAACATTATTTCTAATATAAAAAGCATTATAGATCATTATGAAATGAGTTCTAAAGATACTATATTAACGTGGCAGCCATTGACACATTGTTATGGATTAATAATTTTTCATCTACTGCCTATAGTACTTGGAATTAATCAATATTTGATTTCAACTGAAACCTTTATGAAAAATCCATTATTGTGGATGGAAAAGGTAAATGAGTATAGAATAACTAGAATTGGAACGATTCCTTTTGCAATCATGCATTTTATGAACTTATATGAAAAATCTAATATAACTTTCAATTGGGATTTATCTTGTGTAAAAAGTATAACTGTTGGTGGTGAACAAGTAAATGTAAAAATAATAAATAAATTTAAAGATATGTTAAAAGTGCATAAATTATCGCCATATGCTGTAGTACCAATATATGGTCTAGCAGAAAGTACTACAATGGTATCCTCGGGCAGTGTAAATTCAAAGCCAAAGGCATATAAATTGCTTAATAATGAACTGGATATTGGTACTAAAGTAGATTGTTATGTTTCTAATAATAACGATGAAGTAACGTTTTTAGAAATGGGAAAAGTAATTAGTTCCGTTGAATTAAGAATTACTGATGATACCAATAATGAATTACCGGAAAAAACGTTAGGATATGTAGTAGTAAGAGGGGAAAGTGTAACAAAAGGTTACTATAATAATATTCAATTAACTAAAAAGGTGTTTAAAGAAGGTTTGTGGCTTTATACTGGAGACGTAGGTTTTATAGTAGATGGGGATTTAGTTATCGTAGGAAGAGAAAAAGAATTAGTAGTTTCAAATGGCAAAAAGTATTCTTGTATTAATATTGAGAATATTCTAAATAAAAATATTTCTAGCGATATAGTTAAACAGATTGTTATTAGCAATGGTATGGACAGTGAGGGAAATTCCGAAGTTGTTATTGCATTTGTAGAAACAATGTTTAAGTTAGATAATGCTATAGAAATAAAAAAATTTATTTCTATAGCTAGAAAAATCAAGAAATTGATTTATGATGTTAATGGATTAATTATTTATGAAGTTATTCCAATGGAAAGTATACCTAAAACTTATAGTGGGAAAGTTAGAAGACGAAAGCTTACCAATATGTTTAATCAAGGAAGATATAATTACATCATTGAGCAAATACATAATAATTTAAATAATAAGTTGCCAACACAATTTCATCAATCAGATAATTTAACAAGAGAGAAAATGCTTTTAATCATTGTTGAAAGACTTGAGACGATGTTCAAAATAAAAGTAACAGATTATAAGCTTACGTTCCAAGATTATGGAATTGTTTCGATAAATATACCTATCTTTTTACAAGAAATAGAAGCAAAGTTAAATATAACCATAGAAGTATCTACAGTATTTAATTATCCGAGTATTGATCAATTTGTGGATTATATATATAGCATTAAAAATATAAAATATATCGAAAAGGAGAGAAGTGAAGTGGGAGATAATGAAAAAATCCAAAATGATAAGATTGCAATTATAGGAATGAGTTGTCGTTTCCCTGGTGGTGCAAATGATATAGATAAATTTTGGAAAATGATGGTCGATGGCGTTGACGGAATTGTTGACGTTCCTGAAACACGATGGGATTTAAAAAAGTATTATGATAAAGATGAAAATGCGCCAGGGAAAATGTATTGTAAAAAAGCTGGTTTTTTAAATGTCCCAATAAATGAATTTGATGCTCTTTTTTTTAACATATCACCTAAAGAGGCAATGGCTACTGATCCACAGCAGAGATTGTTATTAGAACTTACGTGGGAAGCGTTTGAAAATGCTTGCTTAGATATTACTAAATATAATGGAAGTGATACAGGTGTATATTTAGGTATATCATCTAATGAGTATTTAATGTCACATTTGTATTCAGGAGATCTTAGTGAAGTTGATGCTTATTCATTAACAGGAATTGGCTTTAGTGTAGCATGTGGTAGAATATCATATACATTTGGGTTTGAGGGTCCAAGTTTTGCGGTTGACACAGCCTGTTCATCAGCATTGACAGCATTACACTTGGCTTGTAAAGCTATTAAAAATTCAGAAACAAAAATGGCAGTTGTGGCAGGAGTAAATTTACTTGTCTCACCTAGTAATAGTGTAGGATTTACAAAGTTACATGCCACATCCCCTGATGGACATAGTAAATCTTTTGACGCAAGTGCTGATGGATACGGTAGAGGTGAAGGTGGTGGAGTAATTCTCATAAAAAGACTATCTGATGCTATACGTGATAAGGATAATATATTAGGAGTAATAGATGCAACAGGTATTAATCAGGACGGGAAGAGTAATGGACTTACTGCACCTAATGGTGTTTCACAAGCTAATTTAATTAGGAGTACTTTGAAAGAGGCTAATTTATCAGGACAAGATATTGATTATGTAGAAATGCATGGAACAGGAACTAAACTTGGAGATCCAATTGAAGTAAATGCTGTTGCTGATACATACTGTAAAAATCGAGATATGGATAATCCATTGAGAATTGGTTCAGTAAAATCTAATATAGGACATTTGGAGCCTGCATCTGGAATAGCATCTATTATAAAGGTATTGTTATCATTTAAAAATAAATTAATACCAGCTAATTTGAATTTTAATACTCCAAATCCTTATATTAATTGGAGTGAAATACCAATTAAAGTGGTAAGTAAACCTTATGAATGGGAAAAAGATAATGATGTAAGAAGAGCAGCAGTAAGTGGATTTGGTTTTGGGGGCTCTAATGCACATGTTATTTTAGAAGAATATAAACAACATATATTTAATGAAGAAGAAAATGAAACAGGGTTAAATTATGTTTTAAAAATCTCTGCAAAAAATGAAAAATCTTTGAGTCAGTATATTTTGAAATATATCAGTCGTATAGAAAATTCTAATGAAAAGGAATTTACTGACATAATATATTCTGCTAATAGGGGAAGGGCTGATTTTGAATATAGATTTGCAGTAGTTGGAAAATCAAAGGAAGAGATTTTATACAAACTTAAATCGTATTATGATGGTTCAGAACCAGAAGATGTTTTTTGTAATATGAACCATAGAGACTTGTTTAAAAAGAATAGGAAACTTGTATTCATGTTCACTGGTCAAGGTTCACAATATATAAATATGGGAAAGACAATTTTTGATTCAAATAAAATATTTAGGGATGCTATGATTTTGTGTGACAAATTATTTAAGCCATATATACTTAAATCGGTTGTGGATTTATTATATAGTGACAAAGCCAGTAATGAGATAATTGAAAAAACTGTATATGCTCAACCACTGATATTTTCTATTGAATATTCACTTTATATTATGTGGAGTAATTATGGAGTTATACCTGAAATTGTAATGGGACACAGTATAGGTGAGTATGTAGCGGCTGTAGTTGCAAGTATTATGAGTTTAGAAGATGCAGTTAAACTTGTTTCTATAAGAGGACGTCTTATGTATTCAGCTCCAGGTAGTGGATCAATGGGAACAATATTCGCGGATGAATTGACTGTAAGTGAAATGATAAATGAATATGATGGTTATGTTTCAATTGCAGCACATAATTCTAAAGGAATTTGTGTAATATCAGGTGATAGTGATACAGTTGATAAAGTTTTACAAGAGGCTAAGGGGAGAGGAATTCGTGTAAGTAAATTAAAGGTTTCACATGGTTTTCATTCAAAACTAATGGAACCGATAATGGATGATTTTAAGGCTATTGCAAAGGAAGTTAATTTTTCAAAATCCAAGATTAAATTTGTTTCAGCACTTTATGGTGAGCAAATTGATGAAGAAAAAGTTCTTGATGCAGATTATTGGACAAGCCATATAAGAGAAAAAGTGGATTTTTACAAAGCTGTTTCAAGCATAAATACTAATGAAAATTATGTTTACTTGGAAGTAGGGTCGACTAGAGTTTTATCTGCATTATGCACGTTGATACTTGGTGAAAGTAAAATTGTTTTGGGAACATTAAACTTAAAAAAAGAAGATGCTATTCAAGTAGCAGAGACTATAGCAATGCTTTATATTGCAGGAGTAAATATAAACTGGGATAATGTAGAGTTCTTTGGAAAAACGTCATGGAATAAGGTATCGTTACCTAATTATCCATATGATAAAAGTGTATTTTGGAAGGAGCTGCATTATGATAGAAAAACTCCTGAGAGTATCCCAATTATTGGTGTTAATAAACTATTAGGTCAAAAGATTCAATCACCTCTTATGGAAAATTCAGTTGTATTCCAACGTAAATTCAAAGCAGATGAACCATATTTTATGAAGGAACATATTATTTTTGATACGCCTATTTCACCGGCAGCAGCACATATTTCAATGCTATTATCTGCTGTTAAAGAATTTAAAAATCCTGCAAGCTGCGTAATTAAATCAGTTGAATTGAGGGTACCTTTAGCAGTAAATAAAGGTGAAGAAAGATTGGTTCAAATATGCCTTCAAGAAGTAGAAGACAGGAAAATGAAATTTAAAGTAGTTAGTAGAGATGAACAAGTATCAGATTCAAATTGGTTATTGCATGCTCAGGGAGAGGTAATAACATCAGATGAATTCTTTTATAGTGATGTTAATGTAAATATTGAAGAATTTAAAGCTAAAAAAGAGGATAGCGTAATACCTGAAAATGGTATATATAAGATGATGAAAAGTAGTGGATTTAACTTAGGAATAAGCTTTCGCAGGATAATGACAACATCTTGCATAGGAGGAGAAAGTATCTCTTTAATAAAGCCAGATGAGAATGTGCCCAATTTGGATATGTATGAATTGTATCCAGGTGTTATTGATTCTGTATTGCAAACTCAAATTTGTGCTTTATTAGATGAAATAAAGGAGAAAAATGATACAAGTGATGAGAAATCTAAAAAAACATCAATACCATATTATCTAGGTAGTATTAAGTACAACTACAGAGAATCAAATGATTTATGGGTTCATGGTAATACAGAACTTCGTGATGGAATTATATATTCAAATTCAGAAGCTTATAATTCAAAAGGCGAAGCTATTATAAAAATGGATGATATAATGACACAACTGACAGATCGTGGTAGTTTGCTTAGAGAAATAAAAAATAATTCTAATAGTCTGTATTATCATACTGATTGGATGAAAATTGAAAAAAATGATTTCAAGGCATCTAATATTAAAAATTATTTAATAATTGGTGATGAAAGGAATATAACTGAGATCATTAGCTCAAAATTGGCTCAAAAGAATATTAATGTTATATCAGCATTATATGAAAGAGATGAATATATAAAGGAAAACTCTAATTTATATTATATTGATGTAACTAAAAAGGATTATATTGATAAATTGATTAATGATGTTATAAATGAAAATCGTATTGAAGAATTGAAAATAATATATTGCTGCGGCATTAATGTCAATTGTAATAATGAAGAAGAATTAAAGCTTACCAATAGTTTAAGTGGTTTATTAAACTTAGTAAAAGTAATTAATAAAATTGATATAAAAGATAATATAAAAATAAAAATTTTAACTCAAAATGTTCAAAAGCCTGATAGCTACCATAAAATTAATTTAAATCAAGCTGCATTGTGGGGATTTGCTAAAGTTATGAGTATTGAGCATTTAAAATTATTTGATGGTATTTTAGATATTGATACAGAAAGTGTTGATAGTAATACTTTCATAGAAGAGCTTATAAGTAACAGTTTAGAAGAAGTATGCTTATGTGAAGGAAGAAGATATATTAGTAGATTAATTAAACATGCACAATACAGTCACAAACAAGAAAAATTGAAACCAATTTCAGTTATAGAAAACGCTTCATATTTGATTACAGGTGGTACTGGAACTTTAGGAAGAGTTTATGCAAAACAACTTATAAAAAAAGGTGCAAAAAATTTAATCCTTATGTGCAGGCATAAACCAAGTATAGAAGTTATGGAGCAAATTAATGAATTCAGAGAAAATGGTGTGAATATAGAAATTTTATATGCAGATGTATGTGATAAGGACAGCCTAGATAAGGGAATCACAATTGTTACAAAAAAATTACCTCCAATAAAAGGGGTTATTCATGCAGCAGGAGTTTTAAGAGATAAGATGATTGTTGATCAAGAGTGGGAAGATTTTGAAAAAGTTCTTGCCCCTAAAGTAATAGGTACTGTAAATGTATATAATACGCTTAATAAAGAAGATTTGGATTTCTTCATAATGCTTTCATCAATGACATCAATTATTGGAAACATGGGTCAAAGTAACTATGCGTCAGCAAATTATTTTATGAATAAAATTGCAAAACAAATGCAAAAAGATGGAATTATTGCTTATGCAATGTGTTGGGGACCATGGCAATCTGGTGGTATGGCTTCTCAAAATAAATCTATTGATGAAAATATGTCTACAATGGGGATTAAAGCATTTTCTATTGAAACAGGGGAAAATATAATTGAGCAATATTTTGAAAAGCCATACGAGGAAATAGTAATTTTAGATATTAATTGGGAAAAAATGAATTCTAATTTACCAACAGGCTGGCAAAGAAAGTTTTTATCTGAAATTATTAGTGAATATCCTCAAAATAAAGTGCAAAAAAGTAATGTAAATAACTCAATATTAGAAAAACTTAAGGGTATGGATTCTGATGAAAAGAAGGAGTTTTTGTTAAATAAGTTTCAGCAAAAGTGTGGTAAAATTATGGGCTTTACTAACGGCAAATTACCAGCTAGCGATATAGGACTTAGAGAGCAAGGGGCTGATTCTTTAATGATATTTTCCATGAGAAATGAATTGAATAAATTATTAGATATAAATCTTGATGTAGCAGCCTTCTTTAATTATCCTACATTAATTGAATTAACTAATTATTTAATAGATGAATTTATTTTGGTAAAAGCAGAAGAGGAAGAAGATTTTATAGAAGAAAGTGCAGATGATATTTTACAAGAGTTAACAAAATTAACAGAGTAG